In a genomic window of Phragmites australis chromosome 14, lpPhrAust1.1, whole genome shotgun sequence:
- the LOC133891123 gene encoding uncharacterized protein LOC133891123, producing the protein MDFSAAGGGRGEPARWLEIAGKLLAARDLVGCKRLAERAVRADPLLPGADELLAVADVLLSSQRLLPSGRPDPLAVLQLQPDPDPAAVKRSFRRLSQLISSPHNPHPAADTALRFVQEAFADLSDQLKSAPADPPPAPASADASAAADAFWTACPYCCHVYQYQRALVGRALRCQSSWCRRAFVATEIPTAPPIVPGTDMYYCAWGFFPMGFPKAADLSTNWKPFCPMFPSNSSASQPASAGTGNVDVQNVENNGGPINVNSTPANVQPANKSGVSGSAVGPSRGRIKKTTARKKVGAVLKKHSSGGAESSIESSMLGLDSWNGNVGSGQTVGTREININEVAKPTDGSTMLNFGGVEDIGFDLDVDATDAILGNLQHLPFLREDDNTRRMF; encoded by the coding sequence ATGGATTTCTCCGCCGCCGGCGGGGGCCGCGGCGAGCCGGCCCGGTGGCTAGAGATAGCCGGCAAGCTCCTTGCCGCGCGGGACCTGGTGGGCTGCAAGCGGCTCGCGGAGCGCGCGGTGCGGGCCGACCCGCTCCTGCCCGGCGCCGACGAGCTCCTCGCAGTCGCCGACGTCCTCCTCTCATCCCAGCGCCTGCTCCCCTCGGGCCGCCCCGATCCGCTCGCCGTCCTACAGCTCCAGCCCGACCCCGACCCCGCCGCCGTCAAGCGGTCCTTCCGCCGTCTCTCCCAACTCATATCCTCCCCACATAACCCCCATCCCGCCGCGGACACCGCCCTCCGCTTTGTGCAAGAAGCCTTCGCCGACCTCTCCGATCAATTGAAGAGCGCCCCCGCCGATCCACCTCCTGCTCCTGCGTCCGCGGACGCATCGGCCGCGGCCGATGCGTTCTGGACAGCGTGCCCCTACTGCTGCCACGTGTACCAGTACCAGCGCGCGCTGGTGGGGCGCGCTCTAAGGTGCCAGAGCTCCTGGTGCCGGCGCGCGTTCGTGGCCACCGAGATCCCGACCGCGCCGCCTATTGTGCCGGGCACCGACATGTACTACTGCGCGTGGGGGTTCTTCCCGATGGGCTTCCCTAAGGCTGCTGATTTGAGCACCAACTGGAAACCATTCTGTCCGATGTTTCCGTCTAATTCGTCAGCTTCGCAGCCAGCATCTGCGGGGACTGGCAATGTTGATGTACAAAATGTTGAGAATAATGGCGGGCCTATTAATGTCAATTCAACACCAGCAAATGTGCAGCCCGCAAATAAGAGTGGTGTCAGTGGCAGTGCAGTAGGGCCATCTAGAGGTAGGATCAAGAAGACAACAGCCCGCAAGAAGGTTGGTGCTGTGCTCAAGAAGCATTCTTCTGGCGGTGCGGAAAGTAGCATTGAGTCATCTATGCTTGGTTTGGATTCGTGGAATGGAAATGTGGGGAGTGGACAGACAGTGGGTACTAGAGAGATCAACATAAATGAGGTGGCAAAACCAACTGATGGCAGCACCATGCTGAATTTTGGTGGGGTTGAGGATATTGGGTTTGATTTGGATGTTGATGCAACAGATGCTATATTGGGGAATTTGCAGCACCTGCCATTCTTGAGGGAGGATGACAATACCAGACGGATGTTTTAG
- the LOC133890141 gene encoding AP-4 complex subunit mu-like codes for MISQFFVLSQRGDHIVFRDYRGEVPKGSAEIFFRKVKFWNDEEAEEAPPVFNVDGVNYIHAKVAGLFFVVTTMVNVSPSLLLELLQRIARVTKDYLGVLNEDSLRKNFILVYELLDEVIDFGYPQTTSTEVLKSYIFNEPIMVDAGRLPPLGPAAMFMQGTKRMPGTAVTKSVVATEPGGKKREEIFVDIIERISVTFSSSGYILTSEIDGTIQMKSYLTGNPEIRLALNEDLSIGRTGSSTYDYRSSSGGGTVVLDDCNFHESVHLDSFDIDRTLTLIPPDGEFPVMNYRMTQEFKPPFRITALIEEAGPSRAEVLLKIRADFSANVTANTITVQMPVPSYTMRASFELEAGAAGQTTDFKEGSKRLEWNLKKIVGGSEHTLRSKLTFSQESHGNITKEAGPVNMNFTIPMYNASKMQVRYLQIAKKSKTYNPYRWVRYVTQANSYVARL; via the exons ATGATCTCGCAGTTCTTCGTGCTGTCGCAGCGCGGCGACCACATCGTCTTCCGCGACT ATCGCGGCGAGGTGCCCAAGGGCAGCGCGGAGATCTTCTTCCGGAAGGTGAAGTTCTGGAACGACGAAGAGGCAGAGGAGGCGCCCCCAGTTTTC AATGTCGATGGGGTTAACTATATTCATGCCAAGGTCGCCGGACTGTTTTTTGTGGTAACCACAATGGTTAATGTTTCTCCATCTCTTCTCTTGGAACTTCTGCAAAGGATCGCACGTGTTACAAAAGATTATCTCGGCGTTCTAAATGAAGATTCACTGCGGAAGAATTTTATTTTGGTGTATGAATtgcttgatgaagtcatt GACTTTGGATACCCTCAAACAACCTCTACTGAGGTTTTGAAGTCGTACATATTCAATGAACCAATCATGGTTGATGCTGGACGGCTGCCACCTCTTGGTCCTGCTGCTATGTTCATG CAAGGCACGAAGCGTATGCCTGGTACAGCTGTTACAAAATCTGTTGTTGCTACAGAGCCTGGtgggaagaagagggaggaaaTATTTGTTGATATTATTGAGAGGATAAGTGTGACATTCAGCTCGAGT GGCTATATACTCACATCTGAGATTGATGGAACAATTCAAATGAAAAGTTACCTTACTGGAAATCCAGAAATCCGTCTAGCTCTCAATGAGGATTTGAGCATTGGAAGAACTGGATCTTCTACATAtg ATTACAGAAGTTCTTCTGGAGGAGGAACAGTCGTTCTTGATGATTGTAACTTCCACGAGTCAGTGCATCTGGACAGTTTTGACATTGACAGAACTCTGACTTTA ATACCACCGGATGGAGAATTTCCTGTTATGAACTACCGGATGACTCAAGAATTTAAGCCTCCATTCCGCATAACCGCACTAATTGAAGAAGCCGGGCCATCTAGG GCTGAAGTTTTACTGAAAATACGAGCAGACTTCTCTGCAAACGTCACTGCTAACACTATAACAGTACAAATGCCAGTGCCCTCCTACACAATGAG GGCAAGTTTTGAGTTGGAAGCTGGAGCAGCTGGACAGACAACAGATTTTAAAGAAGGATCTAAGAGACTTGAGTGGAATCTTAAGAAG ATCGTGGGTGGTTCTGAGCATACTCTTCGTTCAAAGCTGACATTTTCTCAGGAGTCACATG GAAATATCACAAAGGAAGCTGGTCCAGTGAACATGAATTTCACTATACCGATGTACAATGCTTCGAAGATGCAG GTCAGATATCTTCAGATAGCAAAGAAATCCAAGACATACAACCCATATAGATGGGTGCGATATGTAACACAGGCTAACTCCTATGTGGCTCGTCTGTGA
- the LOC133890142 gene encoding uncharacterized protein LOC133890142, producing MFSLFYGLWKHVFSKTEFHVLILGVHKAGKTTLLEKMKSIYLKVEGLPHDRVIPTVGLNIGRIEDANVKLVFWDLGGQPGLRTIWEKYYEEAHAIIYVIDSAAASSFEDAKSALEKVLRHEDLQGAPLLIFANKQDSPAAVTEEELARHLHLKELDERPHMFLAGSAYDGSGIKLGVDWLVEETERSKRTKALRARTEAAGKI from the exons ATGTTCTCCTTGTTCTATGGTCTATGGAAGCATGTCTTCAGCAAGACAGAGTTCCATGTCCTTATCCTTGGAGTTCATAAGGCTGGCAAGACG ACCTTGCTAGAAAAAATGAAGTCGATCTACTTGAAGGTAGAAGGGCTTCCACACGATCGTGTTATTCCAACAGTTGGGCTTAATATTGGACGGATTGAAGATGCAAATGTTAAACTTGTTTTCTGGGATCTGGGAGGTCAG CCTGGACTACGAACAATATGGGAGAAATACTATGAAGAGGCTCATGCTATAATATATGTTATCGACTCTGCTGCTGCATCATCATTTGAAGATGCCAAATCTGCTCTTG agaaagtTCTTCGTCACGAGGATCTGCAAGGAGCGCCACTACTCATATTTGCAAACAAGCAG GATTCACCAGCAGCTGTCACAGAGGAAGAATTGGCTAGACACCTGCATCTTAAAGAGTTAGACGAGAGGCCACACATGTTCCTTGCTGGATCTGCCTATGATGG GAGCGGGATCAAACTTGGTGTAGACTGGTTGGTAGAAGAAACGGAGAGGAGTAAACGCACCAAGGCACTGAGGGCACGTACAGAAGCAGCTGGGAAGATTTAG
- the LOC133890143 gene encoding uncharacterized protein LOC133890143, producing the protein MPVLLDTSPESSPVSSSHHALQRGSDCGCGTVGEGEESQGGRGELQEICAAGEMFDDQDLGFFANFLGIFIFVVVIAYHFVMADPKYEGN; encoded by the exons ATGCCGGTTCTTCTTGACACGAGCCCCGAGTCCTCTCCGGTCTCGTCATCACACCACGCCCTGCAGCGAGGGAGCGACTGCGGCTGCGGCACAGTAGGCGAAGGAGAGGAGAGCCAAGGCGGGCGCGGCGAGCTCCAGGAGATCTGCGCGGCTGGCGAG ATGTTTGATGATCAAGACTTGGGCTTCTTTGCCAATTTTTTGGGCATATTCATATTTGTGGTTGTTATTGCATACCACTTTGTGATGGCGGACCCAAAGTATGAGGGAAACTGA
- the LOC133890385 gene encoding uncharacterized protein LOC133890385, whose product MSKEGSRASWNFTYEKGLADLLHEHNHEKFRGQNGWVTEGWRSIVKKFNEKFPSTGFTKSQIQEKEKELKGSYKAIRDARKQSGTGWNASMCMINAEPYIWDKFIVDFPKVRKFRTKTFPLYESLAQLYEVNLGAFIHYETGSIAIGDLNFTSTEPTEQQPPPPTEHVNLDDPNVGLNPFFANLDVQRASSDTMDDEVENTTSSYSGQKGDDHGKNRKQSQVAGVLQDYVNFRKKQTKKFMDELNETTKPKDDYSIKNCLALLESIEELSDEKKAMATSIFKCELNREIFINFKNPKVRLLWVKGEIAPKLRKLGRDPCVMEIFVFF is encoded by the exons ATGTCTAAAGAAGGGTCAAGAGCTTCCTGGAACTTCACTTATGAGAAAGGGCTTGCTGATCTACTCCATGAGCACAATCATGAAAAGTTCAGGGGCCAAAATGGTTGGGTAACAGAAGGTTGGAGAAGCATTGTCAAGAAGTTCAACGAAAAGTTTCCATCAACTGGGTTTACAAAAAGCCAGAtacaagaaaaggagaaggaactCAAAGGAAGCTACAAGGCAATTCGTGATGCGCGGAAGCAAAGTGGTACAGGTTGGAATGCTTCTATGTGCATGATCAATGCTGAACCATACATCTGGGATAAATTTATTGTT GACTTTCCAAAGGTGAGGAAATTTCGTACAAAAACCTTCCCTTTGTATGAAAGTTTGGCACAATTGTATGAAG TTAATTTAGGTGCATTTATCCACTATGAAACAGGGAGCATTGCTATAGGTGATCTAAATTTCACATCAACTGAGCCAACtgagcagcagccgccgccaccAACAGAACATGTCAACCTAGATGATCCTAATGTTGGCTTGAACCCTTTCTTTGCAAATTTGGATGTGCAAAGGGCATCAAGTGATACcatggatgatgaagtagaAAATACCACTTCATCTTATTCTGGACAGAAAGGAGATGATCATGGAAAAAACAGAAAGCAAAGTCAAGTTGCCGGTGTTCTACAAGACTATGTCAACTTTAGGAAGAAGCAAACTAAAAAATTTATGGATGAACTTAATGAAACAACAAAGCCGAAAGATGACTATTCCATCAAGAATTGTCTTGCTCTTCTAGAATCAATTGAAGAACTTTCAGATGAGAAAAAGGCAATGGCAACAAGTATCTTCAAGTGTGAGCTgaatagagaaattttcatcaatTTCAAGAACCCAAAAGTTCGTCTACTGTGGGTTAAAGGTGAAATTGCTCCCAAG CTCAGAAAGCTTGGAAGGGACCCATGTGTCATGGAAATCTTtgtttttttctga
- the LOC133891779 gene encoding uncharacterized protein LOC133891779, translating to MGSRNEIMEYRKERIGKFMQMEEEDDELFFVIVPAILQGLNDEKRPVLTSQYTGAKKMKEILEGHESWCRSEFRMEPEIFKATSNYLRREGLLRDTRGVRVEEQLGMFMFMILHNASNERMQKAFQHSGETIHRHIKAFFDIIPTLTYKFLKLPSSNQTHPKIASDPRFWSFFKVSHIH from the coding sequence ATGGGCTCTAGGAATGAGATTATGGAATATAGGAAGGAGAGAATTGGGAAATTCATGCAGATGGAAGAAGAGGATGACGAACTGTTTTTTGTAATTGTTCCTGCCATACTTCAAGGTCTAAATGATGAAAAAAGGCCAGTACTTACTTCACAATATACTGGTGCTAAAAAGATGAAAGAAATTCTTGAGGGGCATGAGAGTTGGTGTAGGTCAGAGTTCCGCATGGAGCCAGAGATATTTAAGGCTACATCAAATTATCTTAGGCGGGAGGGTCTACTTCGTGACACACGCGGTGTTAGAGTTGAGGAGCAATTGGGAATGTTTATGTTCATGATCTTGCACAATGCTAGCAATGAAAGGATGCAAAAGGCATTTCAACATAGTGGTGAAACGATCCACAGGCACATAAAGGCGTTTTTTGATATAATTCCTACTCTCACCTACAAATTCCTGAAGCTTCCTAGTTCCAACCAAACTCACCCCAAGATTGCATCGGACCCTCGATTTTGGTCATTCTTTAAGGTGAGCCATATACATTAG
- the LOC133890067 gene encoding cyclin-D2-2-like: MGILCFGASSTLLCGEDRNSVLGLGGCDGGEELVEVGSGLDHSDAAGAVFPVDTDEAVRALVEKETDHLPQEGYAERLEHGGLESSWRKDAMDWICKVHSYYNFGPLSLYLAVNYLDRFLSSYDPPHDKPWMQQLMSVACLSLAVKMEETVVPLPVDLQVCDAKFLFEARTIGRMELLVLTTLKWRMQAVTPFAFIAYFLDKFNEGKPPSFALASRCSEIIVGTLKGSTFLSFRPSEIAATVALAVVSENQVVGFGSVLEASEIAVNKEMIVRCYELMQERALVKKRGHSNGSPSMPRSPIGVLDAACFSFRSDDATLGSSQSNNNIQASTLASKRRRLSMSPI; the protein is encoded by the exons ATGGGTATCCTGTGCTTCGGCGCTTCCTCCACCCTGCTATGCGGGGAGGACAGGAACAGCGTCCTCGGCCTGGGCGGCTGTGACGGCGGCGAGGAGTTGGTGGAGGTGGGGAGTGGCCTCGATCACTCGGACGCCGCCGGCGCCGTGTTCCCGGTGGACACCGATGAGGCCGTGAGGGCGCTGGTGGAGAAGGAGACGGATCACCTGCCTCAGGAGGGCTATGCGGAGAGGTTGGAGCACGGAGGATTGGAGTCCTCTTGGAGGAAAGATGCCATGGACTGGATTTGCAAG GTCCATTCGTACTACAACTTTGGGCCACTCAGTCTTTACCTTGCTGTGAATTACTTGGATAGATTTCTCTCCTCATATGATCCTCCA CATGACAAGCCTTGGATGCAACAGTTGATGTCAGTTGCTTGCCTATCTCTTGCCGTCAAGATGGAGGAGACCGTGGTCCCTCTTCCTGTGGACCTCCAG GTCTGCGATGCGAAGTTTCTGTTTGAAGCAAGGACTATTGGCAGGATGGAGCTACTTGTGCTGACCACCTTGAAATGGAGAATGCAGGCTGTGACCCCGTTCGCTTTCATCGCCTACTTCCTGGACAAGTTCAATGAAGGGAAGCCACCGAGTTTTGCACTGGCCTCACGGTGCTCCGAGATCATAGTTGGCACTCTGAAAG GCTCTACGTTCTTGTCATTCAGACCATCAGAGATTGCTGCCACGGTGGCGCTAGCAGTGGTTTCTGAGAATCAGGTTGTTGGCTTTGGGAGTGTTCTTGAAGCATCTGAAATCGCTGTAAATAAG GAGATGATTGTGAGATGCTATGAGCTGATGCAAGAGCGGGCGTTAGTGAAGAAGAGAGGGCACAGCAATGGAAGCCCTTCAATGCCACGGAGTCCGATCGGCGTGCTGGACGCAGCATGCTTCAGCTTTAGGAGCGATGATGCAACACTAGGATCGTCACAGTCAAACAACAACATTCAGGCCTCTACTCTAGCTTCCAAGAGGAGACGGCTAAGCATGTCACCAATCTGA